The Marinobacter bohaiensis genome segment GGGCGGCTCGTCGTCGGAGCCGGCGCCCTGCAGGCTGAAATAGAACGGCGTGCGAATGGCTTCGTCCAGATCCGGGCGCGTGCGCATGATCTCGTCGTAGATGGCCAGAGAACTGGTGATCAGACTGGTACCACCCCGCTTGGCCGGATGCAGGCACATCAGCGAGACCACGTCGCAGAAGTCCACATGGAAATCCAGACCTGCATTGGTGTTGTAGCCGCGGCCACCGTCCACTTTGTAGCTGCCGCCGGCGTCCTTCACGGAGGTCATGATATTGCTGGTCTTGTTCTGTGTGCGGGCGACGCCCATGTGCAGGCCGAGTCCCCAGTAAAGCACATGGGCTTCTTCGACGGTCCACTGCTCTACCGGAAGTCCCTTGATCAGGCAGAAACCCCAGTTCGTCTGGGTGCTGTCGAATGCACCTTTGAAGGCGGCAATGGCGTGTTCGCCCAAGGGGAAGTCCTCGGGGGTCATCTCAAGCAGGGGTTTGCCCGCTCGTTTGGCGACGTCCAGGGCAGTGCCCAGTTCGTCGATGACGCGTTGGTCGAGGGGGCGAATCCAACTGGTATTGTTGGCGACATCTTCGGCCAGCCAGGGGCGGCATTTTTGTTGTTCAGTCATGATCATTCCTTTCCGGGTAAGAACTGTCATTCCAAGATATCTGACTGAATTCACAGTGAATAACTCATTTTCTTCAATCTGGAATGAAGAAAATTTGTTGTCCCTGGTGGTGCAGGGAAAGGGCGTTGGAAGCCCTGATGGAGCACGCCCTGGAAGCATCCATTCTTTGATGATCATGCGGGCCAGCCCCTGGCTATCGTTGGGGATGCGGCCGACGTGACGTTCAGTCAGGGAAGGCCCGCTAAAGAGGTTTCATCCGTGGTTGGTTGACGTGCTCATTCGTCGGTTGCCATTAGGGCGGTCTTTCTTGCCTGACAGCCATTTACTGATCAGTGGCTTGAATACCGAGAACAGCACGACCAGCGCCGTGAAGCTGGCCAGGCCGATGGAGAGGCCGGACGGAAAGAGGGCGGTCCACTCGTTCTGGCCGATCAGCAACGCAAGGCGCAGGTTCTCTTCCGCCATAGGCCCCAGAATGACGCCGAGCACGATGGGAGCGAGCGGCACCTGGAAATGCACCAGCACCACTCCGATCAGGCCGAACACCAGCAACAGGTAGATATCGAATATGCTGTTGTTGACGGCGTAGACCCCGACGATACTCAGGGCCAGGACGGCGGGAATAAGCATTGCGGCAGGGATCTTCAGGACTTTCACGAACAGCCGCGAACCCATGATTCCGATCGGGATCAGCAGGATGGCGGTGATCAGCATCTGCAGCATGAAGCCATAGACGATGTCGGCGCTCTCCTTGAATAGGGCCGGGCCTGGCTGCAGGCCGTGCACCAGCAGGCCGCCCAGGATGACGGCGGACACTGAGCTGCCCGGGATGCCCAGGGTCAGTGCAGGAACGAGGGCAGAACCGTTGTCGGCGTTATTGCCGCATTCCGCGGCCGCGACGCCTTCCTCAGCACCTTCGCCGAACCGCTCGGGAGTCTTCGATGAGCGTTTGGCTTCGTTGTAGCTCAGGAAGGAGGCCATGTTTCCTCCCACCCCGGGTAGCAGACCGACAAAAACACCAATGCCGGAGGACTTGAGCCAGGTTGGCATCAAACGGGGCACCAGAGAGCGAAAAGGCTCGTGATCCTTC includes the following:
- a CDS encoding TauD/TfdA family dioxygenase, with the translated sequence MTEQQKCRPWLAEDVANNTSWIRPLDQRVIDELGTALDVAKRAGKPLLEMTPEDFPLGEHAIAAFKGAFDSTQTNWGFCLIKGLPVEQWTVEEAHVLYWGLGLHMGVARTQNKTSNIMTSVKDAGGSYKVDGGRGYNTNAGLDFHVDFCDVVSLMCLHPAKRGGTSLITSSLAIYDEIMRTRPDLDEAIRTPFYFSLQGAGSDDEPPVYPCPIYGETEGYPAFRTNRKNITAAQNYFDDIPPLTDKQVEVLDYLDELLPDPRFCFSMEIEKGDMQLLNNYTVVHSRTDFEDFEEEARKRHLLRLWMTIPNSQPLPQNWVKAFKDVRPGAVRGGNRGKCITEDFLNYERRQATYHGMHNVFS
- a CDS encoding tripartite tricarboxylate transporter permease, with the protein product MFDQLLTSFYIILEPANALAMLGGTLLGICIGALPGLSATMGIAILIPLSFGLDPLVGLGLMAGIYNGAMYGGAIPSILLGVPGTPASVATIFDGRPMSEQGKGNLALRIAVFSSGIGGTVSALTLVLLAPPLAKVTLMFGPSDYFWVALFGLLSLSLLLGKSLVKGVFAACLGLIMGLIGIDTISGQERFTFGFVELTNGVNIVVVLIGLFGIPPTLKLAKTAITGTGPAEISEEKDHEPFRSLVPRLMPTWLKSSGIGVFVGLLPGVGGNMASFLSYNEAKRSSKTPERFGEGAEEGVAAAECGNNADNGSALVPALTLGIPGSSVSAVILGGLLVHGLQPGPALFKESADIVYGFMLQMLITAILLIPIGIMGSRLFVKVLKIPAAMLIPAVLALSIVGVYAVNNSIFDIYLLLVFGLIGVVLVHFQVPLAPIVLGVILGPMAEENLRLALLIGQNEWTALFPSGLSIGLASFTALVVLFSVFKPLISKWLSGKKDRPNGNRRMSTSTNHG